Proteins encoded within one genomic window of Triticum aestivum cultivar Chinese Spring chromosome 2D, IWGSC CS RefSeq v2.1, whole genome shotgun sequence:
- the LOC123052049 gene encoding uncharacterized protein yields the protein MELEAPVVEADPGRRITRGAGGGGGGGGEGEGPAGRTTLLPCPNCDIQVVHKLAQLLLPGLAAACVDSTLGSPSSALAVQLRAELVRYVAHRSSSPPEAEEEEDPIDRDDPAEALAVFLDDFAGSKRSVAVSIAGWLPYLGGGDDGRDDRIEDLVEEMEASRFWPVERREAVARDLLRGLDDGGGRFCCRDELETHEELADHVAARCRFRPVRCRNQAQGCRAEVSACRADAHDEACAFKLLPCEQRCGLAVARRQMDRHCVTVCPMKLANCPFYQLGCESAFPACNLGSHCAEFLRPHLRLLLSPSKIGADRLDPEERLLRLEKYDSDGALGEALDVRSLTKALAELEKKMDAEDGSPGYTGDDNKQLCTSFVP from the exons ATGGAATTGGAGGCCCCGGTGGTCGAAGCAGATCCGGGGAGAAGGATCACAAgaggagcaggaggcggcggcggcggcggcggcgagggggagggcCCGGCTGGTCGAACCACCCTCCTGCCCTGCCCCAACTGCGACATCCAGGTGGTGCACAAGCTGGCGCAGCTGCTGCTCCCGGGCCTGGCCGCGGCGTGCGTCGACAGCACCCTCGGGAGCCCCTCCTCCGCGCTCGCCGTCCAGCTGCGCGCGGAGCTGGTGCGCTACGTCGCGCACCGCAGCAGCAGCCCgcccgaggcggaggaggaggaggatccgaTCGACCGCGATGACCCGGCCGAGGCGCTGGCCGTCTTCCTGGACGACTTCGCGGGCAGCAAGAGGAGCGTCGCCGTCTCCATCGCCGGCTGGCTGCCGTACctgggcggcggcgacgacggccgcGACGACCGGATCGAGGACCTCGTCGAGGAGATGGAGGCGAGCCGCTTCTGGCCGGTCGAGAGGCGGGAGGCCGTCGCGCGGGACCTCCTCCGCGGcctggacgacggcggcggccggttcTGCTGCCGCGACGAGCTGGAGACCCATGAGGAGCTCGCCGACCACGTCGCCGCGCGCTGCCGATTCAGGcccgtgcggtgccggaaccaggcCCAGGGCTGCCGGGCCGAGGTCTCCGCCTGCCGCGCCGACGCGCACGACGAGGCGTGCGCCTTCAAGCTCCTCCCCTGCGAGCAGCGCTGCGGCCTCGCCGTCGCCCGGCGCCAGATGGACCGGCACTGCGTCACCGTCTGCCCCATGAAGCTCGCCAACTGCCCCTTCTACCAGCTCGGCTGCGAGTCCGCCTTCCCGGCCTGCAACCTCGGGTCGCACTGCGCCGAGTTCCTTCGGCCTCACCTCCGCCTGCTCCTTAGTCCCAGCAAGATCGGCGCTGATCGTCTGGATCCGGAGGAGCGTCTTCTACGGCTGGAGAAG TATGATTCCGATGGTGCATTGGGCGAAGCTTTGGACGTGAGGTCTCTCACCAAAGCTCTTGCTGAGCTAGAGAAGAAGATGGACGCTGAAGATGGTTCCCCCGGTTACACCGGAGACGACAACAAACAGCTCTGCACTAGTTTCGTTCCCTGA